In the Clostridium cellulovorans 743B genome, TAATGTAGCTAAATAAAAATAAGATTGCTTCTGTAATTACCTTCGATAATACCAATGGTAACATAAGAGTTGATGTAAACAAGGACATCATAACATAGTTACATACAAGAACTACTAGCACAAGAAAATAATATTTTACAAAAGAGTTTACTTTTCCTTTACTATTGAAAACGAGATTGCGGTTACAACCATAATTAAATAGTGAGCTACATAATCTTGATAAGAACACAGCAACAAACAGATTCCCAAGAATTTTTTCTATTCCTAATAATAATACAAAATCCAATACCCCAGAAAGAAGTGAAACAGCACTAAACTTTATCATAGGAATAAATACACGAATGGAATCTAACAGTGGCCTAAAATGAGACCCTTTATTGTTGCCATCATAAATAGTATCAATAGGAATTTCAATAATTTTATATCCAGATTCCTTCACCTTAAGTAACAAATTTAGTTCATATTCAAAACGTTCACCTTCAATACTACAAAGCCAAGGAAGCATAAATGAAGGATATCCTCTTAATCCAGTTTGTGTATCAGAAATATAATTTCCTGTAACTAATTCGAAAATTTTTCTAATTATCTTATTCCCTATCATACTTCTAAAAGGCACTTTACCAACAAATTTTCTAACACCTAAAATCATACGATCTTTATAATTCAAAATATTTTTCGCTATATTTTGAATATCTTCTGGTGAATGCTGTCCATCACAATCAACACAAACCACCCCTTCTGAATCTCCTGAATTAATAACTTCTAGAAAAGCAGTTTTAAGAGCAGTTCCCTTTCCTAGATTTATATTATGCCTAAGTACATTGCACCCTAATTTTTCAGCAGCTTTAAAAATTTCTTGATACTTTTCACCACTTCCATCGTCTACAATTATTATTTCCATATCCATTAAATCTTTAATTCTCTTTATTAAATCCAAAAATTTTTCACTTGGTTCATAAGCTGGAATAATGATCTTCATAGCTGTTCACTCCTTCATTCCTATTTTTATTTTATATAAAGAATATCACTTACGCCTCTTTCTCTACTTTTACCAAGAGGGTTATTAACTAATCTTCCATTAAAATACATAGTTGATGACCCGCCACCATCTAGGTTATAAGCTTCAGTACAACCTAAATCTATAAAAAGTTGTGCAACTTCATCTAAAGTCATCCCTCTACTGTAACCAGAACTTCTCCCATCGACTACGACAAATATGAAATGATTCTCATCGATTATACCTACTCCAGTTCTTGGATTTGAAGCTTCAATAGACCTATTGCCAAAATTTTTATCTATCTGTACTTTAGAAAAATCTCCAATAACTTTTCCATCTTCCACTAAAGCAGGTCCGAAAGATACTGTATTCCATACTCCTTGGTCGAGTAACTCCTGTGCACTTATTTCTTTCTCATCATAGATTTTCATAGAACCATCTTTGAAAAATGCAAGTCCTGTTCTCGCTGGTTCATTTCTATACAAAACTCCATTTCGTATCACAACACCATCAGATCTAAACCCGTAGTAATCTCCATTAATTGCAAAAATTGCATCCTGATCTTTTGCAATTTCTGAAGTATATTCAATAATATTAGTTCCAAACTCATTTTTAGCGAAAGCTGAAGCTAATTGTGTAGCATCTGAAACTTTAACATCTGCAACATAATAAGTTATTTTATCTTCTCCAGAACCTTTTACTACTTTTTGAATTTTTATAGTTTTACTGTCGCTGCCATAACTCCAATCATCCGATGAATAATTCTCATCTACCACGGCAGTACTAGTTGTTACTGTTACCACTTTTTCAGCATGTTCAATTAAATATCTATTAGCTAGTAAATATAAAATCATTCCAATAACAATAAATAGTGCTATTAGCGTTAACAAAATCATTCTAAATTTTTTCTTCTTTACCCCATTCATGAAACCTAAAAACCTCCTTGAACTTTTCTATGTTATTGATTCTATAATCAATTTCTTAAATTGCCCTTAAATATGATCAATAAATCAGCAAAACGAACTTATGAAAGTCACATTTCCTCGAAATTTTTATATTTCAAAACAAACAATTTATTTATTTTATATTAGAAGAATTAATCATAAAAACCATTTGAAAACTTTAATATTCTATTCCCATTAGAATAATTGCTAGTATAAGATAGTTATCTAAGCTCAATAATAATTAAGTAGTATAGATATAAATAAAGGAGATGAGTATAGTGGCAATAAATCCATATGGCGTTTTGAAGGGTAAAATTATGAATATACGACCAGCTGATACCGATGATAAAACTCCTCATTATGAAGTTCATATCAAAGGAAATAATGAAGATTATAGAATAGCAATTAATATTGCATCTAGAGAGTGGCCATCAGAAGTTTTATATTTGGTTGGCGAGGATTTTCATTCTGAACAATTAGATATGTTGCCAACATTATCAGAAGGATTTAAAAGAATTCACGATAGACATGATGAATTAGCAATAGATTATATAAGAGGTGGATTATTTGCCCCTTCAAAAATGATTGATCTGCCTGCATCAGCAGCTGGAGCAAATAATGAATTAAATGAAAAAGTTAATAAATATTTTTTAGAAGCAAAAGAAAAAGGTGCAATGGTGTATGCCTTTGGAGAAAAATATGAGCATGAAAAACGTGGCGATGAATACTTTGGATTTTCTCCAAACAGAGGTATCCATGACCTTCACATGAATCAAGGAAATCATACAGAATATCAAAAGGATGATGGTATTTGGCAAGATGGTGCAGTTCTTATACATTTTGAAGCAGAAAATCGTTGGGTAGGAATGTTCATAGCCTTCCAATCTCAATCCTGGAGTACAGATGATAGAGGCCGTGTTGAACGACCTGTAAATAGATGTAATCACAAAACAGTACGTGAGTATATAGCAACACCTCATTAGAATCATGTGAATTTCCATAATATAACTAATATTAGAATCTCTCTTCAAATAAGCAGAGTTTTAAAAATATATAAATTCAACCCCAGTGAAAATTGCTTTCCACTGGGGTCATTTTAACACGTAATTTTATAATTGATCTTCAAATATAAATAGAAAATTTTCTATATGGTATGGTAAGAGTCTATTTAAAGGATAAGGAAAATCCTTTAGTTCAAGGTAAGGAAATTCTTTTTTATTATCCCAAGGATGATATTTGGGCATATATGGTATGCTTAGGCTTTGAAATAAATTTTGTGCTCCATTTTTAGATACATTATGAATATAGATATAATCAGGTAAGGTTAAGTTTTTCTTAGTTTCTACATCTGGGTTTAAAGTTACAGATGTGTTAACACCAAAGCGCAAACAACTATCATATATATCTACAGGCTCAAATCCCGTAATTAAATTAATTTGCATAGGGTAATGTAATATTTTTAACAATTCATCAAACTTAATACAATTAAACAAACTAATTCGAACATCTGTTTTTTTACAATAGTTACTCATATCAGACAGTGAAGTACTGTCAATATTATATTGATTGGATTTGTCTAAACTATGTTTAAACCTATAATCATTACACATTGACATTGTTAAAAGTTCATCAAGAGTTTTTGTATCATTATAGGAATAGAGTTCATTATCAAATGCATTGATATAATAATCTTCATAATCTGAGACGAGTTGAGACAATGGCTGTTTTAACATAAAAATCATTCTCCTATTTAAAATTAATTACAATTAGACTATAGGGTTTACAAGGTATCTATTTATATCGCATAAAATTCTATATCAAAAGTATTTATTATATTTATTCTTTAAATTAAATACTCCTATTTACACCTTATTTAATTAACTTAATCTAATATATACTTAATATAGCATATCATAATATATTTTAACACATTATACAGAAACCCTATACTTTCTATATTTCATTAATAAAAAAATAAGGTGCTATTCCTTAAAGTAAGCACCTTATTTATGGTTTTTTATAATATAGCAACCTTGCTAATTAATTACTCTTCTCTTATCACTGTCTCTTGTGTATTATCAAAAACATTAATAAACATTTTCTTTATTTCACTTATCAATGGATATCTTGGATTTGCTCCTGTACATAAATCATCAAAAGATAATTCTGACATTTTATCTAAAGATGCATAGAACTTCTTCTCTGAAACTCCAGCTTCTTTAATGGTCATTGGAAGATTTAATTTTAACTTTAATTGATCAATGGCGTTTATTAATGCTTCAATCTTTTCATCTTCCGTTCCTCCACCTAATTGTAGGTAGTCAGCCATTTTTGCATATCTTGATTTAGCATTTGGATACTTGTACTGTGGGAAAGCAGCTTGCTTTCTTGGATCTTCTACTGAATTAAACCTGATTACTTCATTTATTAGTAATGCATTTGCAGTTCCATGTGGCACATGGTGTTCTGCTCCTAATTTATGTGCCATAGAGTGGCATACTCCAAGAAATGCGTTAGCAAATGCCATACCTGCTATTGTTGAAGCATGAGCCATTTTTTCTCTAGCTTTTATATTGGTTCTTCCTTCAGTGTATGCTAACGGTAAATATTTAAAAATTAATCTTGCTGCTTCTAAAGCTAAGCCATTAGTATAGTCGGATGCAAGAACTGATACATAAGCTTCAATTGCATGTGTTAACGCATCTATACCTGATGCAGCAGTTAGACCTTTTGGCATATTCATCATTAATTCAGCATCAATTATAGCCATACCTGGAGTTAATTGATAATCTGCTAATGGATACTTCACTCCAGTCTTTTCATCTGTGATAACTGCGAACGGTGTAACTTCTGAACCTGTACCTGCTGAAGTTGGTACAGCGACAAAAGTAGCTTTCTTACCAATCTTAGGCATATTGTATATCCTCTTTCTAATGTCCATAAAAATCATTGCTAAATCTTCAAAGGCTACATCAGGTTGTTCGTAAAGAACCCACATAATTTTAGCTGCATCCATTGGTGACCCTCCACCAACTGCTATTATTGTATCAGGTTCAAAGTTAATCATTTCTTTCGCACCTTTTCTCGCACTTTCAAGTGTTGGATCTGGCTGTACATCGTAGAATATTCTATAATCAACACCTATTTTGTCTAATACTTTTGTTACATTATCGAGAACGCCTAAGTCATATAAAACCTTATCTGTTACAATAAATGCCTTCTTCTTTTCCATATCTTTTAGTTCTTCAAGAGCCATCCCCAAACAACCATACTTAAAGTAAATCTTTTCTGGCACCTTAAACCAAAGCATATTTTCTCTCCTTCTAGCTACACTCTTAACATTTAACAAGTGTTTAACTCCAACATTTTCTGATACTGAGTTTCCGCCCCAAGAACCACAACCTAGCGTAAATGATGGAGGAACTTTAAAGTTATAAGTATCACCTGCAGCACCATGTGAAGCTGGCATATTTATAAAAGTTCTTGAGGTTTTCATCGCTGCGCCAAAACTTTCAATTCTATCCTTACATAGTAATTCATCAGTGTATAAAACAGAAGTGTGTCCCATTCCACCATAAGCTAAAAGCTTGGTAGTCTTCTGAAGAGCTTCATCAAAGCTTCTTACCTTATACATAGCTAAAACTGGAGATAACTTTTCATGTGACAATGGTTCTTCTGGCCCTATTAATTCAACTTCTCCAATTAAGACCTTAGTTGCTTCTGAAACCTCAATTCCTGCTAATTGAGCTATTTTATAAGCAGTTTGACCAACAATATCTGGATTAACAGCACCATTAATCATTATAGTTTTTCTAACTTTATCTAATTCATCATCCTTTAAAAAATATGCCCCTCTTTCTATAAACTCATTTTTAACCTCATCATAAATTTTATCTATTACAACAATGGCCTGCTCTGATGCACAAATGACGCCATTATCAAAAGTTTTTGAAAGAAGTATTGAGTTAACTGCCATTTTAATATGAGCCGTTTCATCAATTATTACTGGCGTGTTACCTGCACCAACTCCAAGTGCCGGTTTGCCAGATGAGTATGCAGCCTTAACTAAGGCTGATCCCCCTGTTGCTAAAGTAATATCTGCTTCTTGCATTACAATTTGTGAAAGTTCAATTGATGGTTCATCGATCCATCCTATTATTCCTTCTGGTGCTCCAGCTTTAACCGCTGCATCAAGAACTATTTTAGCTGCCGCTATAGTTGATTTCTTTGCCCTAGGATGTGGAGAAAAAATTATACCGTTTCTAGTTTTTAATGCAATCAAAGATTTAAATATCGCTGTTGAAGTTGGGTTTGTAGTTGGAACTATTGCAGCAACAACTCCAATTGGTTCAGCTACCTTTGTAATACCAAAAGCATCATCTGTTTCTAAAACTCCACAAGTTTTTTCATTTTTATACTTATTGTAAACATATTCTGATGCTAAATGATTTTTAATAACTTTGTCCTCAAATACTCCCATGCGAGTTTCTTCAACTGCCAGCTTTGCTAAGGATATTCTTTCATTTAGAGCAGCCATAGCTGCTTCTCTAAAGATTTTATCAACTTGTTCTTGTGAAAACTCGGCAAATTTCCTTTGAGCCTCTCTTATTTGCGCAATCCTTTTTTTTAACTGTTCAACGTTAGTAACTTTCATAAACTTACCCCTCTTTCATTTTTGAAATATATTTAATAAATCCTATATATTAAAACAGCATACACTTGTATATCCAGTAGATGCTAATTTAATTACTTGTAAACTTCTTAAAGATTTCTGCTATTTATAAAAGTACATTTCAACAACAAGAGTCATCTTTGTTATTAATTTAACAATAATAATTATGCCTAATCATTATCAAAAATGCATAAAAACATTTTAAATAACATTTTTAATAAATCTTTAATGCATTAATCAAGTAGCGATATTATAATTTTATAATTCATAGATTTCTAAGATTAGTCTATGTTATTTTTTTAACATTTGCTATTTAATAATATAATAATTTATATTCTCTTTCACTTCAATTTATATAAGTTTAAAATTATGAGCATTTTTTACTGACAATTTTAAACTTCTTCTTTCAAAGATAAATTATAGTATATCCATAAACACAAATTCACATATATAAGTTCCACCATTGAAACTTTATCGAAATCCTATGTACATATTGAAAAATCAATATAACCTATCAAAATTCTTTATCAAAACTTATATAATAAAAAATCATGAATGGTTTTAGGATTTCTCCTTCATTCCACTCATGATTCTTAATTCAATCTTATTATATTCAACTTTTTAAATTAGGTATTAATAATTTTCAAGCTATCAAGCTTTGTTTCAAAGCCACACAGATTTCAAAACAACTATCCTTATTATTCAACAGTAACGGATTTTGCCAGATTCCTTGGCTTATCAACATCGCATCCTCTTTGTACTGCAATATAATATGCTAATAATTGTAACGGAATTACTGTTAATACTGGTAATAATATATCTTTAACCTTTGGAATATACATTGCAGAACCAACAGTCTTTTCAATTTCCGTATTTCCTTCAGCTGCAAATCCTAGAACTTTAGCACCTCTAGTTGTTACTTCTCTAATATTACTAACCATTTTTTCAAATAAATCACTTTGGGTAGCAAGTGCAATAACTATTGTTCCTTCTTCAATTAACGCTATTGTTCCATGTTTTAATTCTCCGCCAGCATATGCTTCTGAATGAATATAAGATATTTCCTTTACTTTTAAAGATCCTTCCATAGCAACAGCATAATCTAATCCTCTTCCTAAGAAGAACATATCTTTGTGAGAATAAGTATTTACAGCAAACTTTTGCATTACTTCTTTATGCGTTAACATTTCTTCTGCCAATTCTGGTAACTTGAGCATGTCTACCTTAATTTCTTCAATTTCTTCCGAAGAAACTGTGTTTAAGTTTTCAGCGAAGAATAATCCTATCATATACATTGTTAATAATTGAGTAGTATAAGCTTTAGTTGATGCAACTGCAACCTCTGGTCCTGCCCAAGTATAAATAACGTCATCAGCTTCTCTTGATACTGAACTACCAACCACATTAGTGATTGCAATAACTCTAGCCCCTTGTGCTTTTGCCTCTCTAAGTGCGGCTAAAGTATCTGCTGTCTCACCAGATTGACTCATTACTATCATTAATGTTTTATCGTTTATAATTGGATTTCTGTATCTAAATTCAGATGCGATATCAACTTCAACTGGTATTCTTGCGAGATTTTCAATTACATATTTACCTACAACCCCAGCATGATATGCAGTTCCGCATGCTACTATATATACTCTGTTAATATTTTCAATTTGTTCTTTAGTAAGAGTTATCTTATCTAAACTAATTGGGCTACCTGGAACAACTCTGGATGATAAAGTATCTCTAAAAGCTTTAGGTTGCTCATGTATTTCTTTGATCATGAAATGTTCATATCCACCCTTTTCTGCTGCATCAGCATTCCAAGTTACATGATGAACTTCCTTATTAACTCTTTGTTTTTCAGCATCATATATTTCTATGCCGTTTTTTGAAAGTACTACAAATTCTTTATCATTTAAATAGTAAACATCTCTCGTATAATTTAATATTGCTGGAACATCTGAAGCAATATAGAATTCACCTTCTCCGATTCCTGCAATAAGTGGGCTGTCTTTTCTAACTGCTACAATTTTATCTGGTTCATTGATGCATACTACCCCTAGTGCGTAACTTCCTTCAATTTTTGTAGTAGCCATCATTACTGCATCTAATAAATCACCTTTATAAAAATAATCAATAAGATTAGGAACAACCTCTGTATCTGTTTCTGAAATAAAAGTATATCCCTTAGAAGTTAACCATTCTCTTAGGTGCAAATAGTTTTCAATAATACCATTGTGAACTACACTAATTGTATTATTACTATTTGTATGTGGATGTGAATTTATATCCGATGGCTCACCATGAGTTGCCCATCTTGTATGGCCAATTCCAATTGTTCCATTTAAAGGCATTTCCTTTAATTTTCCCTCTAAATTTGCAAGTCTACCTTTGCTCTTACTGACATTCATCTTTCCATTTTCGTCCAGAACCGCAATACCCGCTGAATCATATCCTCTGTATTCAAGCTTGCTTAGTCCATTGATTAAAATTGAAGAAGTTTGTTTTTTTCCGATATAGCCTACTATACCACACATAATTTTATTCCCTGCCTTTCAACTATTTTGTTTTAAGGCTTTTAGGTACCTCCTAGAGTTTGTACCAAAAATCGCTTTTTGCTTTTCACTAGGTTTCCGGTAGTACCATACCGCAGGGCATCCGCCGAAATTTCGATTCTCCCTGTCCTCGTCAACTTAAGCGTGTGTTTCCAATAAAGAAAATCCACTTATATTTACTCACCGAGTAAATTTAACTGACTGAGCCAAAGATTCAGAGAACCAATTGTTCCACTCTCATTCACTCGCTGAGTAAGTTCGTCTAACTGAATCGAAGATTCAGAGACTTTCACTTGCTCGACTCACATCCGTTCGCTGAGTAAGTTCGTCTGACTGAATCAAAGATTCAGAGACTCACTTAAGTTCTGGCGCTTTGTTATATAGTTAAAAGCCTACAACACATTATATTATAGATATAGAAATTTGACAAATGAATTTAAAAATATCTGAAATTTAATAATATTTTTATAATTCTTTATATCCTAAGTATTATACACCTCACAATTGTGAGGTGTATAGTGTTATTTTAATCCATCAATAAATTCAACGTATTTAGCACGATCTAAGAAGTTCTTAACAGTGATTATAGTCGCATCACTAGAAGCTGATTTTTTTGCTCTTTCAACTAAACTTTCTTGTGTAAATACTACATCAGCAGTTTTTGGTATATCGTCAACTGGTGAATGCTTTACATCAATATTAGTGATTCCTGCATCTTTTAATGCCTTTTTAAGAATAGATTCTCCCATCGCTGATGATCCCATACCAGCATCACAAGCAAACACGATTAAGCTTATATCTGATTTTGAAATTTCTGTTTTTGCTAAAGTTTGACCTTTACTTTCTGCCTTCATTGCTTTTACTTTTGATTGTGCTTCTTCTAAATCTTCTTGTGATTCAGGATTTCTCTTAATAATTAATGCTGCTACTAAGAATGAAGCAACTGTTGCTACCGCTACCCCTGCAAGTACTGGTAAAAGCCCACCTTTTGGTGCCATTGCTATTAATGCAACTATACTTCCTGGAGAAGGTGATGCTACTAACCCTGCTCCTGTTGCTACAAAAGTTAAATTTCCAGCTACTCCACCAGCTATAACTGCTAATATTAATGCTGGTTTCATTAGCACATATGGGAAATATATTTCGTGTATACCACCTAGGAAATGGATGATTATTGCACCTGGGGATGATTGCTTTGCTGTACCTTTACTATAAAACATATAAGCTAATAATATTCCAAGTCCCGGACCTGGGTTTGGTTCAAGTAAGAAGAAAATTGATTTACCTACTTCTTGTACTTGTTGTACTGCAAGTGGTGAGAATACTCCATGGTTTATTGCATTGTTCAAGAATAAAACTTTAGCTGGTTCAACTACAAAAGCTATTAAAGGTAATAACCCTGCATTTGTTATTGCTTGTGCTGCATTACCAAGGCCAGTTGAAATACCTGATACTACTGGTTCAATAACTGAATAAGCTAATAGTGATAAACCACCGCCTAATATACCTGATGAAAAATTGCTAACTAACATCTCAAAGCCTGTTGGAACTTTTCCATCAACTAATTTATCAAATTTCTTGATTAAATATCCTCCAAATGGTCCCATAACCATTGCACCAAGGAACATTGGCATTGACGCTCCTACTACAACACCTGCTGTTGCTATAGCACCTACAACACCGCCTCTTTTACCATATACGATATTACCGCCTGTATAACCAATAAGAAGTGGTAATAAATAAGTTATCATTGGTCCAACTAGTTTTTCAAAATATTCGTTTGGATACCACCCCTTCGGAATAAATAATGCTGTTATTAATCCCCAAGCTATAAAAGCTCCAATGTTAGGGATTACCATACTACTTAAAAAATTACCGAACTTTTGAATTCTTTCTTTGCCTGATGCTTTAGTTCTTCCTGAAACATTTTGCATATATGATTCCTCCTATAGTTTAATTATTATCTCCTACACTTAATATGATACGGTTTACAATACCTGAATTCAATTTATACAAATTCAATTTCAGGATACGTTTTCATTGACAACTTTGAAGTAAAAAACTAAATTGTTTCTTTTAGTTTTTTAACTCCGGTATTTACTTAAGATAGCAAACTTTTAATTCTTCATATTTCCTGACAATATCTGTGATTACTTCATCATCTTGTGACAATCCAGTTACATCACTGACAGTCTTTACAATCCCATTAGTCCTAATATTATTTTGAATTCCTTGTGCTTTTTCGTCATCTTCAAAATCAAATAAGAATCCTGCTGCGATACCAGTTAAAATATTGTTAGCCTCTAAACCTAATTCATAACAAAGTTTTAATGGTGTTACTAATCTGTCATTAGCTGATAATTTTCTTACTGGGTCGCGACCTACACGGCTTAATTCATCTTGAAGATATGAATTTTCAAATCTACCTATTATTTTTTTAGAATAATTCTTTAACTCCTCAACGCTAATACCATGTTTAACACTTAGAGCTTTAATTCCCTCATTGTGAAACCCTATAGCTGCATTTCTTATGACTTCATCCATTGTTACAGCCTCATGGATAAATTTATAGTTTTTAATGTATCCCAAATATGCTATAGTTGCATGAGCACCATTTAATAAGAATAATTTTCTTTCAAGGTATGGTCCTAGCTTGTCCACATATTCAGCACCCTTAATTTCTGAATTGA is a window encoding:
- a CDS encoding bifunctional glycosyltransferase family 2/GtrA family protein, which encodes MKIIIPAYEPSEKFLDLIKRIKDLMDMEIIIVDDGSGEKYQEIFKAAEKLGCNVLRHNINLGKGTALKTAFLEVINSGDSEGVVCVDCDGQHSPEDIQNIAKNILNYKDRMILGVRKFVGKVPFRSMIGNKIIRKIFELVTGNYISDTQTGLRGYPSFMLPWLCSIEGERFEYELNLLLKVKESGYKIIEIPIDTIYDGNNKGSHFRPLLDSIRVFIPMIKFSAVSLLSGVLDFVLLLGIEKILGNLFVAVFLSRLCSSLFNYGCNRNLVFNSKGKVNSFVKYYFLVLVVLVCNYVMMSLFTSTLMLPLVLSKVITEAILFLFSYISQRKFVFN
- a CDS encoding phosphodiester glycosidase family protein; protein product: MNGVKKKKFRMILLTLIALFIVIGMILYLLANRYLIEHAEKVVTVTTSTAVVDENYSSDDWSYGSDSKTIKIQKVVKGSGEDKITYYVADVKVSDATQLASAFAKNEFGTNIIEYTSEIAKDQDAIFAINGDYYGFRSDGVVIRNGVLYRNEPARTGLAFFKDGSMKIYDEKEISAQELLDQGVWNTVSFGPALVEDGKVIGDFSKVQIDKNFGNRSIEASNPRTGVGIIDENHFIFVVVDGRSSGYSRGMTLDEVAQLFIDLGCTEAYNLDGGGSSTMYFNGRLVNNPLGKSRERGVSDILYIK
- a CDS encoding YukJ family protein, translated to MSIVAINPYGVLKGKIMNIRPADTDDKTPHYEVHIKGNNEDYRIAINIASREWPSEVLYLVGEDFHSEQLDMLPTLSEGFKRIHDRHDELAIDYIRGGLFAPSKMIDLPASAAGANNELNEKVNKYFLEAKEKGAMVYAFGEKYEHEKRGDEYFGFSPNRGIHDLHMNQGNHTEYQKDDGIWQDGAVLIHFEAENRWVGMFIAFQSQSWSTDDRGRVERPVNRCNHKTVREYIATPH
- the glmS gene encoding glutamine--fructose-6-phosphate transaminase (isomerizing), which gives rise to MCGIVGYIGKKQTSSILINGLSKLEYRGYDSAGIAVLDENGKMNVSKSKGRLANLEGKLKEMPLNGTIGIGHTRWATHGEPSDINSHPHTNSNNTISVVHNGIIENYLHLREWLTSKGYTFISETDTEVVPNLIDYFYKGDLLDAVMMATTKIEGSYALGVVCINEPDKIVAVRKDSPLIAGIGEGEFYIASDVPAILNYTRDVYYLNDKEFVVLSKNGIEIYDAEKQRVNKEVHHVTWNADAAEKGGYEHFMIKEIHEQPKAFRDTLSSRVVPGSPISLDKITLTKEQIENINRVYIVACGTAYHAGVVGKYVIENLARIPVEVDIASEFRYRNPIINDKTLMIVMSQSGETADTLAALREAKAQGARVIAITNVVGSSVSREADDVIYTWAGPEVAVASTKAYTTQLLTMYMIGLFFAENLNTVSSEEIEEIKVDMLKLPELAEEMLTHKEVMQKFAVNTYSHKDMFFLGRGLDYAVAMEGSLKVKEISYIHSEAYAGGELKHGTIALIEEGTIVIALATQSDLFEKMVSNIREVTTRGAKVLGFAAEGNTEIEKTVGSAMYIPKVKDILLPVLTVIPLQLLAYYIAVQRGCDVDKPRNLAKSVTVE
- a CDS encoding mannitol-1-phosphate 5-dehydrogenase; protein product: MKAVHFGAGNIGRGFIGYLQYKSGYDVTFVDISDFLVDAINKYKNYTVITLSTSENKEEVKNVSAIHLKDIKALEIAVSEADLITTSIGANNLASTGNVLRDLLEKRVQVNKKELDIIACENALFATDILKRSIFDGASIELTEYLQEKVGFPNSAVDRIVPNVNIEKELPIDVAVEDFYEWDIEKDKIKINSEIKGAEYVDKLGPYLERKLFLLNGAHATIAYLGYIKNYKFIHEAVTMDEVIRNAAIGFHNEGIKALSVKHGISVEELKNYSKKIIGRFENSYLQDELSRVGRDPVRKLSANDRLVTPLKLCYELGLEANNILTGIAAGFLFDFEDDEKAQGIQNNIRTNGIVKTVSDVTGLSQDDEVITDIVRKYEELKVCYLK
- the adhE gene encoding bifunctional acetaldehyde-CoA/alcohol dehydrogenase; this translates as MKVTNVEQLKKRIAQIREAQRKFAEFSQEQVDKIFREAAMAALNERISLAKLAVEETRMGVFEDKVIKNHLASEYVYNKYKNEKTCGVLETDDAFGITKVAEPIGVVAAIVPTTNPTSTAIFKSLIALKTRNGIIFSPHPRAKKSTIAAAKIVLDAAVKAGAPEGIIGWIDEPSIELSQIVMQEADITLATGGSALVKAAYSSGKPALGVGAGNTPVIIDETAHIKMAVNSILLSKTFDNGVICASEQAIVVIDKIYDEVKNEFIERGAYFLKDDELDKVRKTIMINGAVNPDIVGQTAYKIAQLAGIEVSEATKVLIGEVELIGPEEPLSHEKLSPVLAMYKVRSFDEALQKTTKLLAYGGMGHTSVLYTDELLCKDRIESFGAAMKTSRTFINMPASHGAAGDTYNFKVPPSFTLGCGSWGGNSVSENVGVKHLLNVKSVARRRENMLWFKVPEKIYFKYGCLGMALEELKDMEKKKAFIVTDKVLYDLGVLDNVTKVLDKIGVDYRIFYDVQPDPTLESARKGAKEMINFEPDTIIAVGGGSPMDAAKIMWVLYEQPDVAFEDLAMIFMDIRKRIYNMPKIGKKATFVAVPTSAGTGSEVTPFAVITDEKTGVKYPLADYQLTPGMAIIDAELMMNMPKGLTAASGIDALTHAIEAYVSVLASDYTNGLALEAARLIFKYLPLAYTEGRTNIKAREKMAHASTIAGMAFANAFLGVCHSMAHKLGAEHHVPHGTANALLINEVIRFNSVEDPRKQAAFPQYKYPNAKSRYAKMADYLQLGGGTEDEKIEALINAIDQLKLKLNLPMTIKEAGVSEKKFYASLDKMSELSFDDLCTGANPRYPLISEIKKMFINVFDNTQETVIREE
- a CDS encoding PTS mannitol transporter subunit IICB, which translates into the protein MQNVSGRTKASGKERIQKFGNFLSSMVIPNIGAFIAWGLITALFIPKGWYPNEYFEKLVGPMITYLLPLLIGYTGGNIVYGKRGGVVGAIATAGVVVGASMPMFLGAMVMGPFGGYLIKKFDKLVDGKVPTGFEMLVSNFSSGILGGGLSLLAYSVIEPVVSGISTGLGNAAQAITNAGLLPLIAFVVEPAKVLFLNNAINHGVFSPLAVQQVQEVGKSIFFLLEPNPGPGLGILLAYMFYSKGTAKQSSPGAIIIHFLGGIHEIYFPYVLMKPALILAVIAGGVAGNLTFVATGAGLVASPSPGSIVALIAMAPKGGLLPVLAGVAVATVASFLVAALIIKRNPESQEDLEEAQSKVKAMKAESKGQTLAKTEISKSDISLIVFACDAGMGSSAMGESILKKALKDAGITNIDVKHSPVDDIPKTADVVFTQESLVERAKKSASSDATIITVKNFLDRAKYVEFIDGLK